In one window of Oleidesulfovibrio alaskensis DSM 16109 DNA:
- a CDS encoding XRE family transcriptional regulator, whose protein sequence is MKTLGSRIRAARGATSQDAFSKQLKISKGSLGFYERDENLPNTDVALKICSETGVRLEWLLLGHGPMYDHERTAIEHARSGIAKAGDPLSLVKLNEPAPFDERALNRCPQQPKEGVETVWIPRLKARLSAGGGSFEVETECNGKFAFRKDWIRTKGNANDMVLMEVSGDSMEPDICDGDMVLIDQSKNQVIAGGIFAVGVEETIMVKQLDMEPGTLVIRSKNKRYQDIKIPRGSDLAENVRVIGRVIWWCREAR, encoded by the coding sequence ATGAAAACGCTAGGTTCAAGAATAAGAGCCGCAAGGGGCGCAACCTCTCAGGATGCCTTCTCCAAGCAACTCAAGATCAGTAAGGGTTCCCTTGGATTTTACGAGCGGGACGAAAATCTGCCCAACACAGATGTGGCACTAAAAATCTGTTCAGAAACTGGAGTCCGCTTAGAGTGGCTTCTGTTAGGGCACGGCCCTATGTATGATCATGAACGAACGGCAATAGAGCATGCACGATCCGGCATTGCGAAAGCTGGTGATCCTCTTTCTTTGGTGAAGCTCAACGAGCCGGCGCCCTTTGATGAAAGGGCACTGAATCGCTGTCCCCAACAACCAAAGGAAGGTGTTGAAACGGTTTGGATTCCTCGTTTGAAGGCTCGTCTCAGTGCGGGGGGCGGCAGCTTTGAAGTGGAAACGGAGTGCAACGGTAAGTTTGCGTTTCGTAAAGACTGGATTCGCACAAAGGGAAATGCGAATGACATGGTGCTGATGGAGGTTTCAGGCGACAGCATGGAGCCGGATATATGCGATGGGGACATGGTATTGATTGATCAGAGTAAGAACCAAGTCATCGCCGGCGGCATATTTGCTGTCGGCGTCGAAGAGACTATCATGGTCAAACAATTAGATATGGAGCCTGGCACTCTCGTCATCCGTTCAAAAAACAAAAGATACCAAGATATAAAAATACCACGCGGGAGCGACCTGGCGGAAAACGTTCGCGTTATAGGTCGCGTTATTTGGTGGTGTCGAGAGGCCCGTTAG